The Geobacter sp. AOG2 genome includes a window with the following:
- the glp gene encoding gephyrin-like molybdotransferase Glp produces MVSFEEARNVILSSVSATGVERIHLLDAAGRVLAEDMAAPWDMPSWDNSAMDGYAVNSADCGAAPCKLRVSAFLPAGAKAEGVRVEPGCAVRIMTGAPTPEGCDAVVPVEETDNGDHEVTLREPATKGQHIRFRGEDVQAGATFARAGSVIRPPEVNMLAGFGMALVPVHRRPTVAILSTGDELVELGRTPGPGEIINSNTLSLATAVREAGAIPLIIGIARDTRASHLEKLQEGLKADVLITSAGVSAGDRDLVRDILEELGARQVFWKVGIKPGGPTAFALHGATPVFSLPGNPVSTMITFEEFVRPALLKMQGHRRILRPFFKVVLREELRKKPGKVQIIRIRLERENERWYASSAGNQQTAILKTMVDAEAIAVLPAESTRFAAGDEVDAHFYGNHIDLLEATP; encoded by the coding sequence ATGGTTTCATTCGAAGAGGCCCGGAACGTCATTCTGTCCTCCGTGTCCGCCACAGGTGTGGAGCGGATTCATTTGCTGGACGCCGCCGGACGGGTATTGGCCGAGGACATGGCTGCTCCCTGGGACATGCCGTCGTGGGACAACTCGGCCATGGACGGCTATGCGGTGAACTCCGCCGACTGTGGTGCCGCACCTTGCAAACTGCGGGTGAGCGCCTTCCTGCCCGCCGGCGCCAAGGCCGAGGGCGTGCGGGTGGAACCGGGGTGTGCCGTCAGGATCATGACCGGCGCCCCGACCCCCGAGGGCTGCGATGCGGTCGTACCGGTGGAGGAAACCGACAACGGCGACCATGAGGTCACCCTGCGGGAACCGGCCACGAAAGGGCAGCACATCCGTTTCAGGGGTGAGGATGTTCAAGCGGGAGCGACCTTCGCCCGCGCCGGTTCGGTCATCCGCCCCCCGGAGGTGAACATGCTGGCCGGTTTCGGCATGGCGCTGGTGCCGGTCCACCGCCGCCCCACCGTGGCAATCCTCTCCACCGGGGACGAGCTCGTGGAACTGGGCAGGACCCCGGGACCGGGGGAGATTATCAACAGCAACACCCTGTCCCTGGCAACCGCGGTGCGGGAGGCGGGAGCAATCCCGCTGATCATCGGGATTGCTCGGGACACGCGGGCAAGCCACCTGGAAAAGCTGCAGGAGGGACTGAAGGCGGACGTCCTGATCACCTCGGCCGGCGTCTCGGCCGGCGACCGCGACCTGGTGCGGGACATACTCGAAGAGCTGGGGGCGCGGCAGGTATTCTGGAAGGTCGGCATCAAGCCGGGTGGGCCGACGGCCTTTGCCCTGCACGGTGCGACCCCCGTGTTTTCGCTGCCCGGCAATCCGGTCTCGACCATGATCACCTTCGAGGAATTCGTACGGCCGGCACTGCTCAAGATGCAGGGACACCGCCGCATACTGCGGCCGTTCTTCAAGGTCGTGCTGCGCGAGGAGTTGCGCAAGAAACCGGGCAAGGTCCAGATCATACGCATCCGCCTGGAACGGGAGAACGAGCGCTGGTACGCATCGTCGGCCGGAAATCAGCAGACCGCGATCCTCAAGACCATGGTGGACGCCGAAGCCATCGCCGTCCTGCCGGCCGAGAGCACCCGCTTCGCCGCCGGGGACGAGGTGGACGCCCACTTTTACGGGAACCACATCGATTTGCTGGAGGCGACCCCATGA
- a CDS encoding MlaD family protein produces the protein MALSHEAKVGLFFILSIVLFGLMLELGNRWKIFDRGVPYKVFLSSTTGLKQGDSVKLAGVEVGTITKIAVQDSRVQVDFEVKPGTRIKQDTVASIRMTSMLGGQFLGLSFGSPASPDLPPGSTVKSTEAFGIDAIMDNVGGLTKDAKQLIVDLNRNQNEVMGKITAILDENRSAVNTSLKSISSITAKIDRGEGALGMLVNDRQLGRDIRDVAGSLKTVSARLERGEGTAGKLLTDDRLYTEALATVKEMRDGMGSLNRIAARIDKGEGTAGKLVNDPALYDELKDTVANLKEITRKINSGEGTIGKLVNDDKLYLNAISTLKKTEKAMEGLQDTGPISVIGSVVGTLF, from the coding sequence ATGGCCCTGTCCCACGAAGCAAAAGTCGGCCTGTTCTTTATCCTCAGCATCGTTCTGTTCGGGCTGATGCTGGAGTTGGGCAATCGCTGGAAGATCTTTGACCGGGGGGTTCCCTACAAGGTCTTTCTCTCCTCAACCACGGGACTCAAGCAGGGGGACTCCGTGAAACTGGCCGGGGTCGAAGTGGGGACGATCACCAAGATAGCCGTTCAGGACAGTCGGGTGCAGGTGGACTTCGAGGTGAAACCCGGAACCCGTATCAAGCAGGACACGGTGGCCAGCATCCGCATGACGAGTATGCTGGGCGGGCAATTTCTGGGGCTTTCCTTTGGTTCCCCCGCGAGCCCGGACCTCCCGCCCGGCAGCACGGTAAAAAGCACCGAAGCGTTCGGCATCGACGCCATCATGGACAATGTGGGGGGGCTGACCAAGGACGCCAAGCAGTTGATCGTCGATCTGAACCGCAACCAGAACGAGGTCATGGGCAAGATCACCGCAATCCTGGACGAAAACCGTTCCGCGGTGAATACGTCGCTCAAGAGTATCTCCAGCATTACCGCCAAGATCGACCGGGGGGAGGGCGCCTTGGGGATGCTGGTGAACGACAGGCAGTTGGGACGTGACATCCGCGACGTGGCCGGCAGCCTGAAAACGGTGAGCGCCCGCCTGGAACGGGGCGAAGGTACGGCCGGCAAGCTCCTGACCGATGACCGCCTCTACACCGAGGCTCTGGCCACGGTCAAGGAGATGCGCGACGGGATGGGATCGCTGAACCGCATTGCCGCCCGCATCGACAAGGGCGAGGGAACGGCCGGTAAACTGGTCAACGATCCGGCCCTTTACGACGAGTTGAAGGACACGGTGGCCAACCTCAAGGAGATCACCCGCAAGATCAACAGCGGCGAAGGCACCATCGGCAAGCTGGTCAATGACGACAAACTGTACCTGAACGCGATTTCGACCCTCAAGAAGACTGAAAAGGCCATGGAAGGCTTGCAGGATACCGGTCCCATCTCGGTCATCGGCAGCGTCGTCGGCACGCTGTTCTGA
- a CDS encoding 3'-5' exoribonuclease YhaM family protein — MAKQFVADIKDRDPVAAVFLVKEKIMAMAKNGKPYMNLRLMDKSGDVDAKIWDNVDALDKLFERDDFVQVRGKASVYLNKMQVVVAEITRIPEETVNLADFLPESPRDSGEMCRELDAVVAAIADPHLKALMEAFLADGPLMAKYRTAPAAKGMHHVYLGGLLEHSLSLVRLVKTIVPMYVGINEDLLVVGALLHDVGKIHEMSYERAFDYTDEGKLLGHITIGVALVEDKIRTVEGFSRELAMLLKHMLLSHHGQYEYGSPKRPKTVEATILNYLDDMDSKINGIQAHIAKESASSSRWTSHHRLYDRYFFKGNGMGGEEVEQEECEEQAPESDEPVIQVESPARPARREEKPGFSNQPLKALENLDLF; from the coding sequence GTGGCAAAACAATTCGTAGCCGACATAAAGGACCGTGACCCGGTCGCCGCCGTTTTTCTGGTCAAGGAGAAGATCATGGCCATGGCCAAGAACGGCAAGCCCTATATGAACCTGCGCCTGATGGATAAGAGCGGCGATGTGGACGCCAAGATCTGGGACAACGTGGACGCCCTGGACAAGCTCTTCGAGCGGGACGATTTCGTGCAGGTGCGCGGCAAGGCATCGGTCTATCTGAACAAGATGCAGGTGGTGGTGGCCGAGATCACCCGGATCCCCGAGGAAACGGTCAACCTGGCCGACTTTCTGCCCGAATCGCCCCGCGACAGCGGCGAGATGTGCCGGGAGCTGGATGCGGTGGTGGCCGCCATAGCCGATCCCCACCTCAAGGCGCTCATGGAGGCGTTCCTGGCGGATGGCCCCCTCATGGCCAAGTACCGCACGGCCCCGGCCGCCAAGGGGATGCACCATGTCTATCTGGGAGGGCTTCTGGAACACTCCCTGTCGCTCGTCAGGCTGGTGAAGACCATCGTGCCGATGTACGTGGGGATCAACGAGGACCTGCTGGTGGTGGGGGCGCTGCTGCACGACGTGGGCAAGATCCACGAGATGAGCTATGAGCGCGCCTTCGACTATACGGACGAGGGGAAGCTCCTGGGACACATCACCATCGGCGTGGCGCTGGTGGAGGACAAGATCCGCACGGTGGAGGGATTTTCCCGGGAGCTGGCCATGCTGCTCAAACACATGCTCCTCTCCCACCACGGCCAGTACGAGTACGGTTCGCCCAAGCGCCCCAAGACCGTGGAGGCCACCATCCTCAACTATCTGGACGACATGGACTCCAAGATCAACGGCATCCAGGCCCATATCGCCAAGGAAAGCGCCAGCAGTTCACGCTGGACCTCCCACCATCGGCTCTATGACCGTTATTTTTTCAAGGGTAACGGCATGGGCGGCGAGGAGGTGGAACAGGAGGAGTGCGAAGAGCAGGCCCCGGAGTCGGATGAGCCGGTCATCCAGGTGGAGTCCCCTGCCCGCCCGGCGCGGCGGGAGGAAAAGCCAGGCTTTAGCAATCAGCCGTTGAAGGCCTTAGAGAACCTGGACCTGTTCTAG
- a CDS encoding deoxyribonuclease IV — translation MNDYLGAHMSISGGLHLAIDRAVAAGCGVVQIFTRNSNQWKGKPVSEADAALFREKFAASGLHEVISHDIYLINLAAAPGDVRDKSLAAFRDELETCARLGIAKVVMHPGSHLSDPPEAGLGRVVEAFDQLFREVPQFTGKVLLETTAGQGTNLGRTFEELQAIIDGSKFPDKFGICFDTCHTFAAGYDTATEAGYAETMAQFDRIIGLGLLQCFHFNDSKKGLGSRVDRHDHIGQGTLGLNPFRFILNDPRFAKIPKILETPKGDNEEMDSVNLGVLRGLVGA, via the coding sequence ATGAACGACTATCTCGGTGCCCACATGTCCATCTCCGGCGGCCTGCACCTGGCCATCGACCGGGCCGTTGCCGCCGGGTGCGGCGTGGTGCAGATCTTTACCCGCAACTCGAACCAATGGAAGGGCAAACCGGTCAGCGAGGCGGACGCCGCCCTGTTCCGGGAGAAATTCGCCGCCTCCGGCCTCCACGAGGTCATCTCCCACGACATCTACCTGATCAACCTGGCGGCGGCCCCCGGCGACGTGCGGGACAAGAGCCTTGCCGCCTTCCGTGACGAGTTGGAGACCTGCGCCCGGCTCGGCATCGCCAAGGTGGTCATGCATCCCGGCTCGCACCTGTCGGACCCGCCCGAGGCCGGCCTGGGACGGGTGGTCGAGGCCTTTGACCAACTCTTCCGCGAAGTCCCTCAATTTACGGGAAAGGTGCTGCTGGAGACGACCGCGGGACAGGGGACCAACCTGGGGAGGACCTTCGAGGAGTTGCAGGCCATCATCGACGGTTCGAAATTCCCGGACAAATTCGGCATCTGTTTCGACACCTGCCACACCTTTGCCGCGGGCTACGACACCGCCACAGAGGCAGGTTACGCCGAGACCATGGCCCAGTTCGACCGCATCATCGGCCTGGGGCTCCTGCAATGCTTCCACTTCAACGACTCGAAAAAGGGGCTCGGCTCCCGCGTGGACCGGCACGATCACATCGGTCAGGGGACCCTTGGTTTGAACCCCTTCCGCTTCATTCTCAACGACCCGCGCTTCGCGAAGATCCCCAAGATCCTGGAGACCCCCAAGGGGGACAACGAAGAGATGGATAGTGTCAATCTGGGGGTGCTGCGGGGGTTGGTGGGGGCATAA